The genomic region tttttaaaaagttattaatttttttccaaaacctCAATTAAGAAAGCCACCCATACTGCCAGAGCATAAAGTTGTCTTCATTTATAATAATAACACTTGTTTctttcaaactcatttttcaaCAGTTAACATTTTCAGCTTTAAAAGAGCTATTTTGTTACACTAGCTAAGAAatggattttgcctttttttccatcAGTTTTCACTCTGACTCTAGATTGAAATGAATTTCCTGTTAATGAGTACCAGGAGAACATTTCATGGAGCTGTAGGGACAGAGTCATTACATTCATTGTGCACTTGCAAGTGTGTAGAAAGTATCAACTCCAACCAGACTTCAAGAGCAAACCCATATACTTCCACTGATCTGTATATTAAGGCTATTTCCCATTTCGGTGCTCAGAGAAATATGTGGTCCAAAACTAGGAGCCACGAAGGCCAAACAACACTCCCTCCGAGGACGTGGGGGAAAAGCATACTTGTAAACACTGTTTTTTTGCAAAAAATCCCCTCATGTGTATGAAAGCCATGTGAAAACACTGGTGGCCAGCCTGTGCCTCCCTGGGTTAGGCATGGAAAGAGACCTTCTGTATCCTAAGGACAGCAGCCATCCATCCCTCTCCATCCAGCCATCCAACCACCCCTGCAGTGAGCTCCTCCTGCAGTGTCCATCTGCACCAGATGGACCAGACAGTGATGTGCTCTCGGGAGTGAGGGTGAGAAATACATTTCTGCATCGTGAGCCCAATCCCAATTGCGACTCATTTCTGAGCTGTGGAAGCTCCAGATATTCAGCAGGCAGTATTCAACTTGCAGGCATCAAATCAATTTGCAAGACTTCGCTATTACATAATTCCAGAAGATGCCCATCTCATTCTCATCAAATCAACCATTGGCTACCCCCATGAATGTGTTTAAGGATCTATCAAGAAAACACAAACATTGAGTTTGCATTATTTGATATGGatgctttctgttttctgtgctATTTCTGGCAAGTTGGATGTTGTCAAATGACACCTCACCTGCCAGAACTTCTGTTCTCTGGAAGAGATTTTCTGAATGCTTCTCAGTGAATACATCGGTGTCATCCCCTGGCTCATCGCTCTTTTTCTTGGCATCTGTCTCAGGCCTTTCCTCTTTATCAATTTCTTCAGGTGACTGTggcacaaaacagaaaacaaagcattGCTTACAGACAGGGAGCACCAAGTCAGCACAATCACTGCCCGTCATGGGCAGCCATGAAGCTGTGGCTCCACGCACAGACTCCACAATACCCATAAACACAACACATGGGAAGCTCTTTGGCCACAGGAAGCTGTGCTAGATGTTGTAACTGGATCTATGTGGCATCATGATGTTGGAATGAAAAACACTATCCACAAGTTTAAAACCCTCAAAAGTATATTTAGCAAATGGCTGTTAAATATTGACTGTATTTATAAGAATAATGGCATCTGCATGAAATAACAATTCTGAAATTAACACATCACGTATGTCATATTCAGAATGCCTTTGAGGGTAACTTAGACAGTATTACCCATGGCGGTAGAAGGAAATTCTGAAATACTAAATGGAACCTGGCAAGTGTTCAAAATATAGCCAAACCACACAACATTCTCCTTTGAGAAGGGAAGTTTCACGTAGAATTTTTGAATACCTCTTTGAGAGATGTAAAAAAGGTACAGCCCGGTCTCAAAGTTATAATGAGAAACTGTCTTGTGTATCACTCTTTTTTGcatctctcttttcttccatGTGAAATGCAGATGTCCCTATGCAGACTTTCTAGCAGGAATAAATCCCAGCAGCCCTATTCATTTAACAGGCTGCAGTAGCATTAAGTTTGTGAGAGTTTTTTCAATCCATATGAACCGAACAAAGTTAATATCAAGCCATCAATGGGGAACAGATGAACCATTTTAAATGGTGATGCTCTCCAGCCACACACCTTTGTTTGTGCAGGCACCTTGGTCTGCGTTTTCACTGTGGTAGTCTCAGCCCTAGATGCATCACTAGTTGTTGGTAACTTTGGAAGTATTCTGGATGTTGTTATCACTGCAGTATCCTCATCTTCTTCAGCACCTGGAGACAAAAAAGGTGACATTTCATTAACCTGTGAAATTCTTCCAGAACAATTACATTTTTCATGATGACACCAAGGTAGGGGTGCTTGCACAGCTCATCCTAGGCAAAGGGCCTGGATGACAATGCCTGCCAAGTTAAAGAAGCAAAAGCAAACCATGTGCCCCAAACTGTCACGGTGACATTAACCCTAAGTGATCCCATGCAAGAGGAAGAAGAGATCACTGGCCGGATTAAGCAGTAACCAGGAAATTACCACGATATTTCTGAAACAGAGGATCCAGCCTGAAAAGAAGTATGAAAAAAGCATAAACGCTTGTAATATGGGGAAAAACCCTGGAGTGTCAGCAGCAGCCATCAGGGCTGGTGTGACCCTGTCTGATGTGGCCCCATGGCACTGAGGGCTCTGCTGGGGCTTGGCAGTGCCACCTCCCACCCAGAGGGTGCCCCAGCAGCCACCTCCAGCTCTCCCACAGCCACCAGACgggcacccctggaacctgcaccctggggtgcagggtcACCTCCTGGGCGTGGCAGGAGGTGGTGGGGCCATGGGAtcacacagggctggggacatctGTGTCTCTCACGGTGGGGGTGTATGGGCAAAGGGTCCTGCACAGCCAGTTGAGAGGAGCTTGTACACCCTAGGGCCTCTGAGACAGGGGGGCTGTCTGTGCacaaatctgtgtgtgtgtgtggtgtgtgttggGATCTGTTACAGAGGGGCAGCTGGAAATTTGTAGTTGCATGTTACCATTTTTTAAGTGGCTAGTATTGTGGTTATCTGTTGTATTGCTGATGCTAAGCCCAAAAGTACAGTTTAATGACGGCCAGTCAATTGCGCATCATGAATAAATCGATCAGTAAACATCTTTATCCTGACTTGACTTAAACCACATGAACTGAACAGTTTTTCCCTGTAGCACACTGCTTCAACAACAAAATCTCTCCTCTACAGCAAATCTATTAAACATTCAAACATAAAAAACAAGTAGTTTCTGTCTACAGTAAGACTGCCATTATTTTATGTTTCAGTTACTAGAAATTCACGTACTTTTAAACTTCACATAATTCAGCagcctttttattttgaaataaagagTAAGAGGAGAGAAAACTCCCTAAAGATGACCTTAAATTTAATTTCCTCCTCATTCAAAGTCCAGCTGGAGTATGAAGGCTCCTTTAGAATAAGGTAATGGACATGTCTAATAAATATCCTTTAGAGATACTGGAAGGAAGAAGACACAGACAAGAGACTAAATTATTGAGAggtctgaaagaggaaaagatcGACCTATTCTTGGACCACTCCTTAGGAATCTCAATGTGTTCTACTCATTACAGACACTGGTTACCCAAGTAACTATTGGGTAATAAATCCAGCAAATGTGCATAAGAGTAATTCCTAACAAATAAAAACATATCGTCTTTCAGCAGAATAGTGTGACTCATCCATTCCAAACTgactttttatcttatttttgtagggaaagaaaaaaggctgaaaatAAGACTATAACAAAGTTTTGAACTCATGATCAAGAATTATATACATTTGGCATTGAAAGGACAGGCattaacaaaacaacaactaaaaTAGCTTCTGTACTGTAGAAAAGAAAATTtggagtaattttttaaaaagtactacATTAAAGCTACCAGCACAGAATAATACTGGAAAAGCCTTCAGAGATACCAAAATTACAGTGCAACCTCCGGGATAAAGACCTCACAACAAGAACCAGGTATTTTCCTGAAATGCTGCTCAAAGATCAAAAAACACAACATCCTGCTTCAAAACAGAGGTAAGGAAAGGCATCCAACAGGAAGAAATTTTCTGGCTTTGCCTCAAGAGTTTTCTTTGTGAAATATGGGCCCAATGGATAGCTCAGCCTGCTTTACCTTCCGAAGTTCCTCCAAATTATACAAGACTCTCACAGTCAAGGAAATTAAAATTGATGAACAGATTAGAGATCTGATAAAACATACTTTGAGAGTACAGaattttactttcttctttttatgaAATTATAAGCCCCATTTAATCGTAACTGCTCCTCCAGATCCTTAAATGCCACCTTCGCTCTAGGCAATAGCTGTGTCTGTCAGATAAAATGGTGTAACAGGTCTGAATCTCTCTGGCTATGGAAGATGCAGATCTCCAGTCTCCCAACAAACGGGTGACTAATCTAGCTCCTGGACTAGTCACTAGATTTGCGTCAAAGGCACCCAACTCCTCTTCTGTACGATCTCAGTGGAATCCTGACAATCCCCAAAACATCGGGGCACCTATAGTTTAGACCTGACTCAGGTACTGGCTCAAGCACATCCCCATGGCTCCTGCTTTCTAATTAGACTTATTTAGAGAGGTCTCTGCTTGGCATGGAGTTGGTCTAAATAGGattggaaaggaaaaaacctACAGACTACCATGAGCAAAACTTCCAACTAGGTTGCTAAGATGAATCCTGTGAAATGGTTGGAGTATAAGAGCTTACTTCTTCCTCTTCAAAAAATCACTTTCTCTTTAGATGATTTCTGGATTGGGTCAGCTTGGGTGATGGTGCTGGGTACTAACTGTCACAAGTCCCTCTACAAACAGATACTACCTTCTTAGAGAGGGCACCGCAAAAAACCTGTAGTAATTAAACCCATTTCCATCTCTGTGGTAAAGAGTTGAGAGCTCTCGACCATCATATATCCATTGCAGCCTCTTCAGAATGCCCAACTGCTGTCTTAATAGTGCTCAAAATAGCTCTAAATTGTGCTGTAGTATTGGAAATATCTAATATAGCCCTCAATGATGTGTCTATTAGCTGCCCCTTGGATGACGGGAAAGCAAACGCTCTTTCACATTCCTGATGCTGGAGGAAACTTGTCAAAAAATCAAGACTCTGCCAGCTTAAATCACTGTATACTACAAAAAGCCCACAGTAGTTAGCACTACTTGCAAAGCAGCCAATGAGTAACCCTTCCTACCAAACAAATCCAATAATTTCCCCCTATCTTTTGGCATCAAGTTCATCTGCTGTTGCACATCACACTCTGGGAGTACTACCACCACAAGCAAACTTGTCATAAGGTGAGCACACACATATCCACCATCTCTTTCACACCTTTCATCTCTATCATCAAGGTGGCACATACCAGAATGACACATTTTTAGCTGGCTTATCTCACCCCCTTGCAAAGCCTCCAACACAACCCTTAATCAACACAGCATTAGGTAGCCAGAGATGACACTGTAAACTTAACACTAGTGCCCTATCAGGGAACTGCAGCTGAAATAGGGACAGCGCAAGGATGTTGTGTCTCTGGCAATCCTCACCTGAGcagggaacaaacaaacaaagaaaaccaagaaacaaacaacaaaaagaacaaacaacaaaacttgaAGAAAGTAAAAGGAAGAGTCTTAACTGAACTGATGTATACTGAAGATTCTGTCCAGCACAAGAAAAACACACTTTCAAACAGTATCACTGTAGGTTTTTGTGTTAAAGGACCTGGAGAACAAGACAGACAATGTCATAAAACATGTTTGGGGCTGGTGTAGCAGGTGGACAGAAGAAGCTCTTGTTCCAAGCCAAGCTGAAAGGCACAGATGAATGGGACCTTAGGAAGTAGAAAAATGAATAGCTGCTGTGTTTCCTGGCCCACCGGAGGAGAAGCACTCTAGGAGAGGGGTGTCACCCCATCTGGAGTGTCTGTCGAGCACATTGCCACTGGGGCCTGGAAAAGCCTCCATCGGCCATGGCGCCTGCGCCAGCTCCTGTTCAGCACCTGGGAGCATGCCCATGCCTCCCCCCAAAAACATGGTCACCAGCCCTGCCACCACCTGTCACCTAGCCCCACACCACACTGCCACTGAGCTCCTAAACTGCTCTTGGGCCCTGGAGCGGAACTTCAGCTTCCCGTTAGAGCTGCTCTTGTGTTTCCTGGAGGAGCTCCAATCCCACCATCATAACTTTCTTACAAGAACAGTCTTAAGACTGTCAGTCTAGACCTAATTCATCCTGAGCTCACATTCTCAACTCCAGCTGCTATTGACTGAAAAATATTAGACTGGGGGAAgagaagaaggggaaagaaaatctgCATCAGATTCTGGTATGTATTGCATGGACTTATCTACCAGGAGTAACTTAAGACACAAGAATTATACAGTTTTCCGAAGAACATGTAGATAAATCTAACAGAGATGGTGGCTTTCCTTAACATAAGGGTAGTCATGCTGCTTAGCAGGTCCACTTCCATGTACCTGAAAGACCAGGGCTCAGTTAAGATCTTCTATGCCAGAGGAAAAACCAACAAGAGTTATAAAAGCTTTGAGGTTGTATATAGGCAGAAAAACTTACTTTTACTCTTTTATTATTATGCAATACACAAACATTTACACTAAAAAGAGTGATGACACACTGATGCATCTCCTCAGAGGTCGAGACTGCAAGAAGGAAACAATGGACTAATGAATTCACTATGAACTTTCTGATGTTGATCCAAGACAATCAGGAAACAGACATGGCCCCTTCAGAAACTCTTGACCAAATGATTTGCACTGAACACTTGGGCAGGCAAACGTCAGTAGCTGAATGCACATGAAGACTAAGGAGGCTGtgaaaggaaagtaaaaaaacccaacactgtcacctttttttctccttagaaAAAGCCTTCAGCCAATTTCTAGTTTGAAATGTGTCGTGCTTACAGTGACACTTGTCCATGTTAATGCTGCTCGCAGACCTGCAAGGGCATTAATGGTGGTGCTGACAATTCCTGTTTATCTCCATAGGCCTGGTGGCAGCTAACAATTTTCATACCAAGGAAAGAAGTCAGCATGTTGTCATCTTGGATCTATTTGCTTGGAATGGAATCAGATAGCAAGAAAACCACTCTTGAGTGGGAAGGCTCTTCCTGCTAGGAACACTACATCACTGCGTATCAGGTAAAGAGAGACATATTCAACATAATGTGAGGAAAATTGATCATGGGTACCTTTGCAGGAGATTTTCTACTTCATAAAGTGGAGACAGCAGTAAGTACAGGATTAGAACGGGAGAGGGCATGCTAATTTGCTTCTCTGTtgagttttttttaaagcaaataaaactggCCTCACAGATTGCTTAGAAGATTATTTTAATTTAGACTACTTCTTGCTCCAAAGAATTAGATTTTGGTACTGTCACATGAACTCTATGGAGGGGCATCCAGATAGTATCAGTCTACAGTAAGATTCTTCCTGCTTTCTTGTAGGAAAGAGAGATTGCCAGAGGTAGCATCAGCGTGTGTTATATATTCCATTTTCCACTCATGGCTCAAGGCTGAGCACAGGAAAAGAGACAGAGGAAAGCCAAGGTGTTACTATTGGCAAAGTCTAGAGGTACTTTCTGTCCTGGCTGCACCTTTACCGTGGGGATGGGTTAATAAAATCTGAAGTCAGTTCTCCTACAGTCCTTCTCACTTCAAAAGCAGGgctgcattttgaatcatccatACTAGAAACAGCCAAACTCCAGAGAGAGacgaaataaaaaccaaaacagataaTCCTCCATACTGCTATTTTTTGTcaacccatctcctgttctgaaGCTTACCAAGTCAACAGCATCTGAAGACATGAGAGAATGGGATGGTGACTGAAAGTGCTGTTTGCTCAAACATCAGACTTTTTCTTAGTCCTAGAAACTGGATGAAATcacagacttttctttttttttttttttcaaaatgaaatgttaaATTTCTTCTCAGTCTACAGCAAGGATGTCCAATTAAGCCTCTGATCACACTGGAACATTAAACTGTCCCTGTGGAGGACTCCCAAAATGCAGGGTATTACCCAGGTGCCAATCACTGATGGGCCTGGATTTGCCTGGCAGCGCAATCAGACCTCTGTAGACTTCATTTTAACATACCTTTAAAgctccaaaagaaagaaaaaccaagaaataatctgaaaaaaTGACAGCTCTGTCTTACGAGGTAACAAAGACAAGGTTCACCCTTTAAAAATACACAAGTACATATAAACATCAAAAGACAGATTACAAAAAGTGCAATAACAAACAAATAAGTAGCACATTTGGAAAATAAATGGGATTTCGACAACAGCTCAGCAAATGCTCACAACAATAAGCAAATTTCTCTTCCAGAACTAGCATAAAATCCTGCACTTAACTTTTAAAGGTTGGAACTTCCCAGCCAGTCTAAAAGACTCACCACAAAGAGGTTTTCTAAAACAAATGATTAATGAGGTTTCATTGACAGTTTTTGACAAATGATGAGCTCACTCCCTGCCTCTAATGACTGTTGAAGTCTGAAAACTCAGTATGCTGTGTTTATGAATTTCATTATTCACTATATGGATGTAATTACATCAGAGAAAACCATCATGCTTTTGGCAGTATACAGactttcaaattttaaaaaatcaacagcaaaaaagaagtgAACACCATGTTTACGTGAACCTGAATGCATGTAAGAGAAAAcaagtttgctgctgctgctgtgttttcTTACAGACTACTAAATTAGCATTATGCTATGGGAGAACTAAGTCTTCTCTAATCCTTATTTGTAAACTCCAGAGAGATCTACACAGAAGCCAGAgggacagcagagagaaaataacacaGTGAAATGATGCAACTAAGGAGTAAGGGGAAAGAGCAGAAAGTTAATATTTAAAACTCAGCCCGCAGGGATGCTCACTGCTCCGTAAATAGAGAGCCAAGTCCTCATGGTACTCACGGAAAGTATCATCTCCAGCTTATAAAGGAAAACTGCACAGCTTTTCCTCTAATAATTGCATTACTTCTTACACTTTTTAAAATCAATTGTGACATGTTGTCTCACCTGAACCTGACCCAGaagaataatcatcatcatcaattGGATAGACGCCTGATGCTTCTTCAACAGAGCTGTTGTCAAGGTATAAATCTTTATCAGAGGTCAAATCTGCTCTCTGGAAAACAGATAAGAAGGAATGGTTAAAAAGATAACAGTTCTCTAGCCTAGCAGCTTCTTAATCTTCGCTCCTGTTTCCAAAGCTGATGATGGCACACTGAAGAGCTTATGCTTTCAGTTTATACAACACATTCACCTAACTTGTTAAGGAAATTTGTAAAAATTACAGCATAAAAAAAATTCGAGGCTACACAACGAAAACTAAGATATCACCCAACCTTTACAAACAATCCCCCTTCAAATCACACTTCATCTCATTAAATGCATGAATGAATAAATATTATAGGATTTGCAATATACTCTGCAGAGCCTCTGTAACAAGAAAGAAGCAAATCCCAGGACTGAAGCCCTCTGTCAAGATCTCGAATACAGAAATCTATAGGCTGTCACATGAAGTCTGTCATTTGGTTACAAATGGAAAGCAACGAGAGCACATATCAAAAACCACCTCGGAGATACATTGAGCCAAACCTCATGAAACTCTTTACAAGTTAGAATGAACAACTGGCACTACAGAATACAAACATTTCCAAGACAGTGCTGTTGATTAAGGATTATGACATTTCCAGACAGATTAGGTAACACATCTCCTAAATTGTGGTCAGGCAAGATGCTTTGATTCCAAAATGAATGTTTATCTCCTAAAATACAGCTGTAGCTTCAACAGGCTAAAAAGTTGGCTTCTTGTGACTTTCACTACATTATGTTTGCAAGTATTTACCCACTAAAGAGAGATCCTGCTAAAATGTGCTGATAATAGAACAAGGTATCAGTCATGGTTTTAGACTGACAATTCAGGCTTTGGGAGACTAGAAAAGACCTTCCCCCACAGCAGCTTGCACTTTCTCAACAGAGCACACACTTTCTTACAGGAGCGCTGGAGCTCTGATGACTGAGCAGGTACCTGCCGCTATTAACTACTGTTACTTTTACCAGCATTTCTATGAACATCCATTTGCTATGTCTTGTTGAAAAAAAAGCAGGACAGTTGCAAATGGAGTTTCAAGTCAAAAAGCAATACAATACCAAATTGAGTCTTTTCTTTATCTCATATATTCACCTAAACCTGCTACTCTGAGTCCCACGGGTTTCCACCTTACTTTTTACTGCTTGGCACTGATTGCCCATTTTATTCCATGCAACATTCAATGCAGCTTTCCTAAAGACATGCCAAACTGTGAAATGGGCAATTCCTGTATGCAAAGACCTACATCTGACTTTCTGAGGTAAATTTTTTCCTGCAGATCTAAAGAATAATGTTGAAGACATTTGTGACTTTTTTAAGAGGCTTTTAACAATGGATTCCTGTTCCAACCTTATAAGCTTCTTTGCAGCAGAAAACTGCTCTTCAGTTtgatctaaaataaaaaaaagtatccTTCATGGAAAGCAGAAAGGCTATCCTGATTACTACAGTATTTTGGAGAAAAAGACCTTTGCACTGGGGGTACCTGAAACTCTGAACAGCTCTGAACTAAAACAATGTTATCCTGTTTTTCTTctaaagaggaaaagagaaacaacATGATACTTGGTCAAAGTGTACTCTTGCTATGGTAGCTTTTACCTGTGGGATatgtgggggaaaaaatgccCTGTTTTTAAGATAGGCTTACAAAAGGCctgctctcagctgctgctgctagtTCACACGGTCTGCCCGGAACTGGCTGCAGGCCAAAGCAGAAATTCAAGATGATGACTGGTCATCAGCAAATGACTTAATTCCTTTAAAAGATGTCTCCAAGGGAAGGCCTGAAGTGCCTCAGTAGATGTATAGGTGGTATTGTAATTAAGACACAGCTGAGACCGTTTCCGTATAGGAAAACAACTCCCTGTCACGGGACAAATATCCTGCTGTTGATCAGGCTACCACAAGGGACCAAGCCACTTCACCCCATTTTACTTTCAGCCACAATCATGGTACAGAACAGGCCCGCTCCTCAATATCGGTcaggaaaaaacatatttaaaaggaaatgcaGGTGGCTGACCGTGAGTATAGAAAAGGCATACAATACTCAAAAGGTATCAGAG from Patagioenas fasciata isolate bPatFas1 chromosome 2, bPatFas1.hap1, whole genome shotgun sequence harbors:
- the SDC2 gene encoding syndecan-2 translates to MRGVWLVLTVSFVACASGQPRADLTSDKDLYLDNSSVEEASGVYPIDDDDYSSGSGSGAEEDEDTAVITTSRILPKLPTTSDASRAETTTVKTQTKVPAQTKSPEEIDKEERPETDAKKKSDEPGDDTDVFTEKHSENLFQRTEVLAAVIAGGVIGFLFAIFLILLLVYRMRKKDEGSYDLGERKPSCAAYQKAPTKEFYA